A window of Danio aesculapii chromosome 16, fDanAes4.1, whole genome shotgun sequence genomic DNA:
aaaaagattagggttgtgttttatgcatgtttttgtgATGTCCCAGCTGTAGCTGTAGGCTATACTGTGGCAAGACTGCAAAATTGTGTGAACAAAAGGTCTCTGTGGCGTCTTGTTGTTTGTACCATCATCTGCAAGtccctccatccatctgccaCTAGAGAAAGTCCTCATACACAATCCACTCTGACAAACAAAAGTGCATAGTCTGGATCAAAAACAACTGTGATCAATATTCAGCTCATGCACACACTGCGTTCACTTTTaagaatttatttatgtataaaaatctACAGGTAAAAACAGACAACACATGTACATCAACAACAGACGGATTGTTAAATTCGTTTGAGTAAAACGGGTTTGTAGTAGTAACCTTCTCTACAGGGATACTTGTAAACATGACTTTTGTaacctttttcttttcatttcacaAAGCAGCCTGCAAAAGCTGACATTGGTGCTGTGGTTCCTATGCTACAGTTTTACAGTTTCATATGGCTTGAATTTACTGTAGTATATAAGTTTTGTTGTTTCCTCTTAAACACTGAGCGATAAGCGGATACTTTTGGCTTCATGTATAGTTCGCTTTTTCACTACATTCATTGTTAAAACATTCAGTCGACAGGTTTTACCTGAAATATTACGAATGACACATAATTCACAATTCAGAAACACTTGGAAATGATAGATACAATCAGTGCAGACgtgatgcagaaaaaaaaaacacacgagCGTGAAAAGTACAGGTAAAATTGACCATCATATTGGACATGTCTGTTTGCAAATCCTCCCTTTTCCACAGAGATGGATCCATAACCGCATCCAAAAGTTGAGACACTGTATCCAGAATTCTCATGCAAGTGCTAAGCCTTTTTAGCAGTGTAAAGTGAATTAGCTTCCAAACTGAATCGAGAAGACATACACATCAGCTGTCCTTTCAAAGTGAAGCCTCCTTCTGGATAAATTTTGTGGCACATTTAAAACTGATTTCTCGACTTTCACCAGATCAGTCTTAATGTTATCCACAGAACAGATACAGTCCAGTGAGAGAAACTTGGAGAACGTGACTCTGCATAGGCGTTGGTCGGATCGTGGTGAATTTTACTAGTCTTTCCTTCTTTCAGAGGCCGCTGCTCATCCACCGTTTCGTGATTCTCCACTTTCTCTTCCTCCTCTAACGCCGGATTTACTTGAACAGCTTCACTTGGTGTGGGGAAGATACAGGGATGCTCTCCGAAAGCACAATCCAAATTGAGCCATCGTGTGAAGAGGGATGAGGTTGAGAAGAGAAGACCTTCAGGTGATGACTCAACAGATGGGAAAGCAGAGAGATCTGGACGTTCCAGGATTTTCTGTTTACAAAAGATTACAAGTAACATTGAGTACAAGATTTCTCAATAATGAAAAGTTTATTGCTACAGCATATGGAAATCTGCTATGGTTATGGGAGGATAAAAGCGGAATACAAATGTGCATAGAATTTATATATGACAGTACCTCTTTTGCTATGTTGTCCAATGTGTGTGTCAGCTCGCTGATGAACGCGTATTTGAGGTGAACTCTGTTGAGGTGCTGGAGGAGCTGAAGCCAGGAATGTGACAGGATTGCAGCAGCACTGAACACACAACactacactcacacacagacagacacataaaCTCAAAATTAGGGCTCTGTATTTGATAAAGTTTATAAAAACAGTCGGCGCCGtgttggcgcagtaggtagtgctgtcgcctcacagcaagaagttcgctggttcgagcctcggctgggtcagttggcgtttctgtgtggagtttgcatgttctccctacgtttgcgtgggtttcctccgggtacagCGGTTTCcctcagttcaaagacatgcggtacaggtaaattgggtaggctaaattgaccgtagtgtatgagtgtgaatgagtgtgtttggatgtttcccagagatgggttgcagctggaagggcatccgctgcgtaaaacatatgctggataagttggtggttcattccgctggggcgaccccagattaataaacggactaagccaaaaagaaaatgaatgaatgaataaaaacagtcAAGGTGAGAAAAATGGGTCAGTGACAAATACAGGagattattcagtcattcatcttccttcggcttagtctctttattcatcagcggtcgccacagcggaatataccgccaacttatacagcatatgttttacacagcagatgccctttcagctgcaacccagtactgaaaaacattcatgcacactcattcacatacacacactacagccaatttattttattcaattcacctataccgcatgtctttggactgtgggggaaaccacgcaaacacggggagaacatgcaaactcagaaatgccaactggcccagtcggggatcaaaccagtgaccttcttgctgtgaggcgaaagtgcaaaccactgagcaccTGTGTCGCCCCTACAAGAGATTACAACTTTAAAAACATCCTTGTTGAAGAAATTGTATTATGCATCtgtgaaaatatttgtaaaatttctataaattattttactttaatgacTCAAAATAACAAAGAAAATTAAATGTGGGGTTACAATTTATTGCATAATACTTATATTCTTGTCATTTTGTCACCCTTCCTGCTCatcatcagaacacaaatgaagatattttgaatcaAATTGCAGAGATATGTCCACACCTTCAACTCCAGTGCTTTAACACTAGAACCGCCATGGGGTCAATTTTACCCAACACTGTTATTCAAATGTACATAACAGATCTTCAACAAAACATTCAAGCCTCTCAGTCATTGACTTTTACTAAAATTGCCTTATTTACAATTCCcagatattaaaaaatgtttagataAAAATAGATGAAACAGTGGTACATTTACACCTAAAAGCACCAGCGTGGGTCAAATTTACCCACTATAAAAAATGCTTGTATTTATGCACTGCTTATGTTTGAAATTACTCACCAGTGACTTTTACTTTCAATTTCACTCACTGAACTATtggttataataaatgaataaaagtcacAATGACTAAAAGAAGGCGATTTGTAGTGTAAATGCAATGAATGATGGAAAGTCTGGAGAAATAAGTTATGCATTAGAGATTGATGGctcaaatttagatattttaacctactaaaaataatcttgttatccTGAAATAATAATTTCATGAGTCTAGACACTTTTTGTTAACAGTGGTGAAAAACAGTGAAATagaatgtttgatttttttagcaTTATCTAAACAAAATTGCTGCTGGACAAAATTTATCCGCTCTGTCTTTTAGGTATACAGCGACCTCCGGCCGTTTTAGTGTTAAAACATCCATAATTAAATCAAAAGATAAATCTACAAGAGTGACTTAATCCAGGTCTTCAGAAGAGACACAATCTTATATTCAATCACATACAGTTTCTATTTTATACACATTTAACTATAGATCGGTAAACAATGTTTACAGCGTTCAGATAGCTGTGCTTGCTTGATGCAtgagaaccaatgaggttcattGTGGCACAGCATGTTTCATCCTCGCAAGAACAAGTGGTTATTTTTGAGCTTTTGCTAGTGTTTGTTTATCTCGGTTTATAATTGGATAATTATATTTGTTCATACTACAATAAGCATGTCTCTTCAGAAGATATTAATTAGGCATTTTGTTGTGAATAAACTTTCAACGAAGAGAGATAAATCTTTAATAGACATATTTGACCGCAAATAGGCCTGTGTTCATTTGTGTGCTGAGTTAAGAATTTGAATTTTACTACGAGcaaatttttaaatgcttttcttttcTGTAATTTGGATTAACATGCTTACACGGAATAATCCTCATTGACAACTGTTTTTGACCCTAGGCCCCAATAATTCAGAAATCTAAATACGTTTGTAAATTTTGCATGCAACTGAAGTGCATTTGTATTACACGTTTGACAAACATAGAAAAAGATCATGCAAATAAAACGTGCATCATCACGTCACTGGCCCGTGTTGAACTGTCATTCTTACCGGCTCATTGCACAGCGCGCTGTCGTTGAAATAGTGAGACACGGCGTAGTTCTTCGGGAACACTTCTGGCTGCAGAATATATATTAAAACGTCAAATTGCACATCCTTTAACTAAGCCAAAGCTCAAACCTCCGATGCATGTGCTTCTCATCGATTATCAAAACGACAGAGCAATAATAAGGTCAGTAAATCTTTCTAGCAAGCAAATAGGCATTATTAAAAATGCGAAACTTACAAATCCGGTCGTTCTTTCAATGTTTACGGAGTCCTGCAGATTTCCGATCGTCGTCTTCATAAAATCATCGCACCCACTTCCTTGAACAGTCAATATTGATAGAAGTAGCAGCACTGAAAGGCAAAGGTAAACAACGTGTGCACCACAGCGTTAAAAGCCCCAATATTATCAAACCAGACAATCATTTAATACAGTAAATATCGCAAACACCATACGCAGAGCctgataaaatataaattttaacgTGCACATCATTTAATCGTCAATAAAGCACGCGAATCGCGTTACCTGTTGGTGACATGCTTCTACCGGCCAATGTGGGCCATATTCCCCATGTTCTTTAGAACCGAGTCCTACTGCACGACAGATTGCTGCACCAAAGTTATGGAAGAAACTCAATCTCAGTGGCTTTCCCAGCCGTCTCTTTCAATAAATCCTAACCCACGTCTCCTTTTTCTCCAACTGCTGCACTTTCTTCCCTGTTCCTCATTGACAGTTACTCTCCTTTCAGTCCCACTGGCTCAATCCCAGACAGACATTTGGAAATTCCCAATCTTCAGATGGGGAAAAAAAGATTTCTAATGGATACCAAGCTATTCCTCTGTTTCCTATGGGATTTTAGTTTCCTGTTTCTTTTACTCCTCGTGCTTTCCTTCTTCCTTTCCAGTCACCTTGCTTGGAGGCTTTGGTTTCTAGCTGGCAGGCTTGAGAGCAGAACATTTGATCCGTCCTGAAGGAGCAGAGACAGTGTGGAAGCTGTTTGCACTCTGAAAGTGAAAGTCCTGGCAGTTCAGTCTCTCTCCTCGCTCTCTTTAACGCTCTCCACCCCTTTACCTCATTTAACAGCATGCACTCCCCCTCTTTCTCTCCTCTCTTTATCAGTACTCAATGCACGGCCTTCCCGGGTTCAGTCTTAGTCATGCAGTCTGTTTTTAATTTCCCTCCTCCCCGCTCAAGCATTCACGTCTGTTGCTCCTTCGACCCCTCATCAGGGGGAAGTGATGAGTAGGCATATTGGCTTTTATGCTTGCAATAAAAAGCCATGTTTATGTAATCCATTCTTTTTCAGATTACTCATTGTCAGACATGTGATGCCTATATAAGATTAATTCAAGTATGTTGTCATTTATGTAGACAAAGCCATCAGTTTGTGGTTCAAATACAGCAGTCACATGAGAGattgaatcaaagaaacattgttCTTGTTGCAtaatgtgtgcgtttgtgtgtgtggctTGCAATAAAAGTGTTGGTAACACTTACAATTTCAATTTGTAGCATtagttaaagggattgttcacctaaaaataaaacagttaccTCACATTTACTCTCGCCCAGGTAGTTGCAAACCTTTGTAAGTTTCTGTCAttattctttttctgttgaacacaaaagaagatattttgaagaatgttggaaaccagaggCAATATAGGCCAGCAATGTATAGGAAATGCACAGGAAAgacaaattaaaggtacagtttacttaaaattacaattctgttgtcatttactcatcctttatttgttccaaacctgtctaagtttctttttttgaacacaaatataTGTATTTCATTCATGTAGCCAGCCTACTAaatggggtggttcttttttctcaaaaagtgcaGCTATTTGCAGTTATTCTCCtcaatttctattaaattatgcttaattaagtgttttaaattaaaacacttTTGCTGCAactaaaatatttccaaaattttcTCAAAGTGCTTATCATACAATTTTACCACagtgtttatttagaaatgtgcaattaaacagttttttgtgcatttaaaagttattacagttttataaataatgttacgaGATTAGAATGTTGAATAGTTTTGAAAgtatgaaaaaatacttatttttaaaatacaaaattattatcaTGCATCATAAAAAACTATTAGGAATCTgttaaacgtaaaaaaaaaaccctaaaaacattaaaaactgtgacctgtaggtaaataacaaactggTCAGCTCATTTTTTCAGTCAGATTTtgtaaatttgaataattaaaaattaaattagtcTAAAGACTTCTTCGATCGGTTAATTTCACAATTTCCGATGgcatactgcactgtaaaacccaacagtcaactttatcaaatgaaataagtgtagttaactcaaaatttactgaaagttaattctactcatttgaaaagagttttgaactcagtgttgaaggtaatgagttaattaaatacctaattacttcaacttaaatggagtaagttcacagtactcatatagattagttcaTATAGAAAAGTacaaactcaaatggtttgttgcaatgggTTGCCTCAAACGGTTCGAGTTGCCTtaatgtattgggttttacagtactcagttagtttgagatctctttatttattgttttttgctgtgctcaaattgcttcatttactcaaatggattaagttcacagtgctcattaggattagtttttgaacctaaataattTGTGgcaatcggtttcttcaaatgggttgagttactttaacttattgggttttacagtgtgtcaaAAATTGGACTAATGAGCTCATATaagggccaaattctggactttgtctgTGAGGGGCGGGGGTTGGTGGTATTGgaggtctttcgaaccacctgaacccccctggctgcctacagtatattttaaagaaagctaaaaacttgtaaccactgactttcttCCTACCAGAAggagaatctcataaaggtttaaaaccacttgaaggTGCATAAAtgtgaggacattttcatttttgggtcattTTTGTCCCTTTAACttttggtttccaacattcttcaaaatatcttattttgtgttcaacagaagaaaaagtctctataggtttaaaacaagtggtGGGTAAGAAAATGTGACAGACAGGCAACCTTAAAATTGAAATTCTGTTTAACTATCATTAATATGAAAGAACAATAGTTCATTCAAGTCAATAACACTCTTAACTGATGAtaatttctacactgtaaaaaaaaatcctgggtgCCTAACATTTTTAAACTGAATCAAAATAATcgtatgagtccattgaacttagtttatgttaaattaactttaaactgcttgcataatttataaaattaagttagaacatgattaactcagtttaataagttacaatgaactaaaaccaCACGCTGTCATGACTTATTGTTCAtggattattttacagtgtatattcacTAATATGTTTTTAAAGATTCAAAGTTCCATCTGAATGAACTTTTTCTCATTGCATTATTGTAGCGTTATCAAGCTGTTATTTCAAAGTTGGAGTATCTATAAAGAGTTACATGGTAACAACATAAATCTTACAATAAATCTTCACAAATGCCTTTATCTATGTGCGTCATAATATCCTAGTAATAATACTCTGTCATCGATCAGCGTCTGCAGACAGGAGTGTACGTAAATCTTGAAATCCTCAGAGGGACATCAACACCCACACATTGCCACATTTGGCTGAATTCCTTCTTTGCGTTTAACCTGCGCTGATGACTTGTTACACATTTTTAATCCCCCTAAAATTATATGATCCAAATAACTTGATGTATATAAAAGTCTCTCAGGGCCACCATGAGagtgaaaacatgcaaacttccacTTGTAATTTGATTTGAATGATATTGGAAAAgagtttaatgatttaaataattatttaaaatgacaatcatATTCATGTGTCTTTAAATAAATCATGCTTTAAATTTGCCTCTCTTTAAAAACAAAGTGTTAAACTTTGTTGTTTTGATTCAACATTGATATTCAGAATGATATCTGCTATTACCGGTGAATGGATTAAATCTTAATAACATTGACTGAACTGGCTTTGAAAAACTTGTTGTTTGACAAACCTTGTTGATCTTTAAGGCATTGAAGGTTATCAGAAGTACTGACATGCAGAATATTAGCAGTCCAGAATGCAGCACAGATTAGATGTTTTTTCCAACCCTATTTGGGTTGACAGGAGATAAGCAGCGCAGAGCAACTTTTTTAATCACAGAAAAGATCTGCCAATTACAGATTATTAGCTACATATACAGtagaatcagaattattagcccccctaaattattagcccctgtttattttttcccttaatTTCGGTTTAAGGGAGAGaacatttattcaacacatttctaaacataacagtttcaataactcaattctaattgTCTaataatctttgccatgatgacagtaaataatatttgactagatatttttcaacacttttatacagcttaaagtgacatttaaaggctaaactaggttaattaggttaactaggcaggttagggtaattaggcaagttattgtattacgatggtttgttctgtagactatcgaaaaaaaagcctaaaggggctaataattttgaccctaaaatggttaataaaaaattaaaagctgctgtaatcctagccgaaataaaacaaacaagactttctccagaagaaaaaatatcatcagacatactgtgaaaatttccttgttctgttaaacatcatttggaaaatattttaaaaagaaaaaaattcaaagggggctaattattctgacttcaactgtatgtccacacatgtataTAATGAGTAATTACCCTAGTAAAACCTGATACCTGAGCCTTTCAGTGGTCCACATACCACACTGAAACACTAGAGCGTCCTTACATAAGAGGTGGTGGGATGGTTGGGGTACATGTTAGCACAGTATTTACTGCAtcgcttaaagggatagttcatcattTACActccaaaaatgcttttcttacttttagTTTTTATCCTGATTTAGTCAAATAGTGATACAAAAATTCCaaaagcattttcttgacaagcaaaaaacattgtcttgttttcataaATCAACAtaagtcaagcagaatctgccagtggggtaagcaaaataaacttatttcaaaGAAAAAGACATattaatccaaaataaaacaaaaagtgctcagaggtagcttaattaatgtgttggtgctctttgggtaaggggtatatcagaataaacagcaaagatCAATCCAGGACACTCGAAAAATgtggcaaaaaataataaaaagcctttattggaTAATAAACTGTTACCTTTCtgtttattacatgtaaaacttATAGTAGCTCGTTTTTGGAAAAATACAGAAAGCCCACATTTTGGACAATGGTTGCGGGAATTGTCTTATTGTTTGACTTTAGAAAAATTAATTTACCTGTATATAGTCAAGACAAAACCTGAAAAGTTTTTTCAAAGTTTTCAAAAAGTAGGTTTCTTGAAGGAAGCTGATCCAAATCTTTTCTCTGTATAACTTGTATTACCTGCTATTGATATACTGTGGTTGTTATGTGACTTACCTTTATATTGTATGTGTAAGAACATGGATTTACTtatatgttttgtatatttttattatatatttttttgttttttccctatttttattgtttaatttttaatttattattattttatatgtttggTTTTGATTTCTGTTGTATATAGATTTATGTTAAAAGCTACTAAAATCAATAAAGACAGTGTTAAAACAGCCTTTATGGACATGGCTATTTCTTAAAACTGCGATTATGTGTTTCAGCAAACACTTGCCTTTATCAGGGTAAGGTTGGATTCATGAGGTTACTATTACCCTGATGAAGGGAAGTGTTTGCCGAAATGCATAATcgcagttttaaggaatagccatgtccaTTAaagctttttaacatttttttccacatttttccaaGTACCTTGGATTGATTTTTGCAGAAAACCATATTATTTTGCTTAAcctactggcagattattttgaaaGTCACCcatgacttgtttcaaacctcttaaagtttttttttggtaCTTCTGAACAGAAAAGAATgtatttttgaagaaagctgaaagcctgtaaccattgactttcatggtagAAAAAAGTAACAATTTCTATACCAATGGATAACGGTTTCCAGCTTTccctaaaatatctttttttgtgttttattggaAATAAGATTCGACATTCATACAGGTTTGAAAAAAGTGGAGGGTgagcaaataatgacagaatttagttTGGGTGCACTGTCTCTTTAAGATCTTATAGCACAATGGAAGAAGCTGTAAAACTGTAATAGCTCCAGAGTGATTGTTAAATAATTCAGAAACCTTCTCGTGGCAGCGCTTGAAGATCCAGTTTGGCCCAAAAAAGAAAGTTCTGTCATGAGTTCATGATTTATTCACCCATATGTTCTTCCAAACCTTTTTTTCCATTGGAATATagtagaaaatgtttttaaacatgttttgcaAAAGTTTTCATTCACATAATGGAACAATTAGGATTGACATTGAGTATTGAAGTGTTTACTTTCTGAAAATACTAAAAATGATGGGTATCTTTCACAAATGAACTCTTCATTTcagaaatctatctatctatttatatatctatctgtccgtccgtccgtccatctatccgtctatctatctatctatctatctatctatctatctatctatctatctatctatctatctatctatctatctatctatctatctatctatctatctatctatctatctatctatctat
This region includes:
- the zgc:174888 gene encoding uncharacterized protein zgc:174888; this encodes MSPTVLLLLSILTVQGSGCDDFMKTTIGNLQDSVNIERTTGFPEVFPKNYAVSHYFNDSALCNEPCCVFSAAAILSHSWLQLLQHLNRVHLKYAFISELTHTLDNIAKEKILERPDLSAFPSVESSPEGLLFSTSSLFTRWLNLDCAFGEHPCIFPTPSEAVQVNPALEEEEKVENHETVDEQRPLKEGKTSKIHHDPTNAYAESRSPSFSHWTVSVLWITLRLIW